A window of Xanthocytophaga agilis contains these coding sequences:
- a CDS encoding LysE family translocator: MIGIDNFLVFSITALIFIMSPGIDTIFILNKSISQGKRAGIFSTIGTNSGVLLHTLFAALGLSLIVAQSALAFSVVKYAGALYLLFLGISALRSRDKKLDFDKKEPVKESDWKNFRTGFMTNILNPKVALFFLSFFPQFIKKEYIESPIPFIILGCTCALLGMVWFLTLTFFSALFSQRLKNNPGFNQYLNKASGMVYFGMGIKVAITEK; this comes from the coding sequence ATGATTGGAATTGACAACTTCCTGGTTTTTAGTATCACAGCCCTCATTTTTATCATGAGCCCCGGCATTGATACCATTTTCATATTAAACAAATCAATCAGTCAGGGCAAACGGGCCGGCATATTTTCTACCATTGGCACTAACAGTGGCGTACTCTTGCATACACTTTTTGCTGCCTTAGGTTTATCCCTTATTGTGGCTCAATCTGCCCTTGCCTTTTCTGTTGTTAAGTATGCAGGTGCTCTCTATCTTCTGTTTCTTGGGATTTCAGCACTTCGATCCAGAGATAAGAAACTAGATTTTGATAAGAAAGAGCCTGTCAAGGAAAGCGACTGGAAAAACTTTCGGACGGGGTTTATGACCAATATTCTGAATCCAAAAGTTGCCTTGTTTTTTCTATCTTTCTTTCCTCAGTTTATAAAGAAAGAGTATATCGAGTCACCTATTCCTTTTATTATCCTGGGATGTACCTGTGCCTTGTTGGGTATGGTGTGGTTTCTGACGCTTACATTTTTTTCTGCTTTATTCTCCCAGAGACTGAAAAATAATCCTGGATTTAATCAATACCTGAACAAAGCATCCGGGATGGTGTATTTCGGTATGGGAATAAAAGTTGCCATAACAGAAAAATAG
- a CDS encoding acyltransferase encodes MKTDTLPPSNTSFSDSKSHYEILDALRGVAAIMVVVFHILEAFSFGDHRKQIINHGYLAVDFFFLLSGFVISHAYDDRWNTMTWQDFFKRRLIRLHPMIIMGMIIGVIGFLSYTFPEVYTLSRDVSFGRVMLVMLIGFTLFPLPVSMDIRGWIEMHPLNGPAWSLFFEYIANILYAFLLRKISNTVLAVLVALAGFALVHWAVTGPSGDLIGGWSLDPLQFRIGLTRLLFPFLAGILLARVSKPGYIKNAFVWCSLLLILVLAFPRVGGDRLWLNGIYDSLSVIVVFPVIIYMGASGTIEGKGLLRIGRFLGDISYPIYIIHYPLIYIFTGWVIEDKIPLAEAWPVGLLVLVASLLIAYSSLKWYDIPVRKWLTERFMKKNKKAITNASGLPPTSNQNG; translated from the coding sequence ATGAAAACAGATACTCTACCTCCTTCAAACACTAGTTTTTCAGATTCTAAAAGCCATTATGAAATATTGGATGCGCTGCGTGGTGTAGCTGCCATTATGGTGGTTGTATTTCATATCCTTGAAGCCTTCTCTTTCGGAGATCATCGGAAGCAAATCATTAATCATGGCTATCTGGCGGTTGATTTCTTCTTTCTGCTCTCAGGTTTTGTCATTTCACACGCCTACGACGACCGATGGAATACAATGACCTGGCAAGATTTCTTTAAGCGACGCCTAATCCGGCTTCATCCAATGATTATTATGGGGATGATCATTGGCGTAATTGGATTTCTATCCTATACTTTTCCGGAAGTATATACTCTGAGCCGTGACGTTTCTTTTGGGAGGGTTATGTTGGTTATGCTGATCGGGTTTACCTTATTTCCGTTACCAGTCTCAATGGATATCAGAGGCTGGATCGAGATGCACCCTCTTAATGGCCCTGCCTGGTCTCTATTCTTTGAATATATCGCCAATATTTTATATGCTTTCCTGCTGAGAAAAATCTCCAATACAGTTCTTGCTGTGCTGGTAGCTTTGGCTGGTTTTGCTTTGGTACATTGGGCTGTTACAGGTCCCAGTGGAGATCTCATCGGGGGGTGGTCACTAGACCCGCTACAATTTCGGATTGGTCTTACACGTCTGCTTTTTCCGTTTCTTGCGGGGATCTTGTTAGCCAGAGTCTCTAAACCCGGATACATCAAAAATGCATTTGTCTGGTGTAGTCTGTTGCTTATCCTTGTGCTTGCTTTTCCTCGTGTGGGTGGAGATCGGTTGTGGCTAAACGGAATCTATGATTCGCTCTCTGTAATAGTTGTATTCCCTGTGATAATCTATATGGGTGCCAGTGGTACTATTGAAGGAAAAGGTTTGTTACGTATCGGTAGATTTCTGGGAGATATTTCTTATCCAATCTATATTATTCACTATCCGCTGATCTATATCTTCACAGGCTGGGTTATTGAAGATAAAATACCTCTGGCAGAAGCCTGGCCTGTTGGATTGCTTGTATTAGTCGCTTCTTTGCTGATTGCTTATAGTAGTTTAAAATGGTATGATATACCTGTGCGAAAATGGCTCACAGAACGATTTATGAAGAAAAATAAGAAGGCCATAACGAATGCTTCCGGTTTGCCTCCAACCTCAAATCAAAATGGCTAA
- a CDS encoding DUF1080 domain-containing protein, whose protein sequence is MKKTLTKLLAYVSIATFVMISCSEEKVGNNQLTGKEKEEGWVVLFDGKTTDGWHLYNKGKVPSAWIVQGDELYCKPDTFDIAHGDLISDKEFKNFDLKFEWKISEAGNSGVFFNVVEKDSLPTAWSSGPEYQLLENTHPDYAMNPVKRAGCLYGFAPQKNAVTPLPAGQWNRSEIKQVDGKVEFYLNDTLTAQQDLNSAEWKAMIANSNFKFFPEFGKSTKGHIALQDWSKGISFRNIKIKEL, encoded by the coding sequence ATGAAAAAAACACTGACTAAACTCCTGGCATATGTAAGTATTGCCACTTTTGTAATGATATCTTGTTCAGAGGAAAAAGTAGGCAATAACCAATTGACTGGAAAAGAAAAAGAAGAAGGATGGGTTGTGTTGTTTGATGGAAAGACTACTGATGGATGGCACTTATATAACAAAGGAAAGGTTCCTTCTGCCTGGATTGTACAGGGTGATGAATTGTATTGTAAACCTGATACCTTTGATATAGCACACGGTGATCTGATCTCTGATAAAGAATTCAAAAACTTTGATCTGAAGTTTGAGTGGAAAATATCAGAGGCTGGTAATAGTGGTGTATTTTTTAATGTGGTGGAAAAAGATAGTCTGCCCACTGCCTGGTCTTCCGGTCCTGAATATCAATTGCTGGAGAATACCCATCCTGATTATGCCATGAATCCTGTGAAGAGAGCGGGCTGTTTATATGGTTTTGCCCCACAAAAGAATGCTGTAACCCCTTTGCCTGCCGGACAATGGAATCGATCAGAAATCAAACAGGTTGATGGCAAAGTAGAATTTTATTTGAATGATACACTAACAGCTCAGCAGGATTTGAATTCAGCAGAATGGAAAGCTATGATAGCTAATAGTAACTTTAAATTTTTTCCTGAGTTTGGAAAGTCTACCAAAGGACATATTGCCTTACAGGATTGGTCCAAAGGTATCTCTTTTCGTAATATTAAAATTAAGGAGCTATAA
- a CDS encoding SDR family oxidoreductase, with the protein MSGKLENKVAVITGGSSGIGLATAKLFAQQGAKVAITARNRENLANAVNEIGYDALGVQGDVTTLADLDQLYTRVFQKWGKIDILVVNAAVYVLGPLSEFTEEMFDKVNDINFKGTFFTVQKALKYLNNGASVILTSSTVAEKGVPNHAAYAASKAAVRSLARSFSAELLDRKIRVNVLTPGPIDTPVFESVASSKEEAEAMKAGMGQFAPVKRVGMPLEMAKASLYLASDESSFMIGSELLIDGGIRTL; encoded by the coding sequence ATGTCAGGAAAATTAGAAAACAAGGTAGCCGTTATTACAGGTGGTAGTAGCGGTATTGGATTAGCAACTGCCAAATTATTTGCCCAACAAGGGGCAAAAGTAGCTATAACAGCTCGTAACCGTGAGAATCTCGCAAATGCTGTTAATGAAATCGGGTATGACGCCTTAGGTGTCCAGGGAGATGTCACCACTTTAGCAGATCTGGACCAACTATATACCAGAGTATTTCAGAAATGGGGCAAAATAGATATTCTGGTAGTCAACGCTGCCGTATATGTGTTGGGGCCTTTGTCAGAGTTTACAGAGGAGATGTTTGACAAAGTAAATGACATCAACTTCAAAGGGACATTCTTCACTGTTCAAAAAGCGCTGAAATACTTAAATAATGGAGCTTCTGTTATATTAACATCATCAACTGTTGCAGAAAAAGGAGTTCCTAATCATGCAGCCTATGCAGCATCTAAAGCAGCAGTACGATCTCTTGCCCGAAGCTTTTCGGCTGAACTACTGGACCGAAAAATACGTGTAAATGTCTTAACTCCTGGTCCGATTGATACACCTGTTTTTGAGTCTGTAGCTTCCAGTAAAGAAGAAGCAGAAGCTATGAAAGCAGGTATGGGACAGTTTGCACCTGTTAAACGTGTAGGCATGCCATTGGAAATGGCCAAGGCCTCTCTCTATCTGGCTTCTGATGAGTCAAGCTTTATGATTGGTAGTGAATTACTGATCGATGGAGGTATCCGAACTTTATAA
- a CDS encoding Crp/Fnr family transcriptional regulator, which produces MKIIQMDQTTLPTLDPLIEHIRKKVSLSSEELRETLLSFKLKKIKKRQFIIQPDFVATHRNYVLKGAFRAYVVDSKGQEYTIQLAIEDWWISDYNSYIFQQPATMFVVALEDSEVAQIDYSREQYLKRYSPTFETFFRIMAERSTAFQQRRLIANLTQTAEERYHYFLEQYPLLVQRIPQYALASYLGMTTEFISRLRNQKKKSKS; this is translated from the coding sequence ATGAAAATTATACAGATGGATCAAACTACATTGCCAACACTAGATCCCCTGATAGAACATATCCGGAAAAAAGTTTCTCTTAGTTCTGAAGAACTTAGAGAAACACTTTTAAGCTTTAAACTGAAAAAGATCAAAAAACGTCAGTTTATCATTCAGCCTGACTTTGTTGCTACGCATCGCAATTATGTACTCAAAGGAGCATTTCGAGCTTATGTCGTCGACAGCAAAGGTCAGGAATATACTATTCAACTTGCTATTGAAGACTGGTGGATATCTGACTATAATAGTTATATTTTTCAACAACCTGCAACCATGTTTGTCGTTGCACTGGAAGACAGCGAAGTAGCCCAGATTGACTATTCCCGTGAGCAATATTTAAAAAGGTATAGCCCTACATTTGAGACGTTTTTTAGAATAATGGCTGAACGTTCTACCGCCTTTCAGCAACGAAGACTTATTGCCAATCTTACTCAAACAGCAGAAGAAAGATACCATTATTTTTTAGAACAATATCCTCTTCTTGTTCAACGTATACCTCAATATGCTCTTGCTTCCTACCTGGGTATGACAACAGAATTTATCTCCAGGCTCCGCAATCAAAAAAAGAAGTCCAAAAGTTGA
- a CDS encoding ATP-binding protein — MQSFNSFVRFLGQRSTLFYWLTISLACSTLLLTAFIIYSYRHSKNLYYDLTWVEHTYQVINTTDRLVQHINQCEGNVRGYALTHNKEFVRNFPQLVSTIHSETDKLLKLTADNPSRQIDARLLGNLIKQRLGVFDTSMAYVTGKFHYPNAQARIAHLEKARLIMQGIYQTQERIQKNEQALLTIRHNRAKNSIDRSQIIIILSALASIWVSIQIGIIVFKYIKNHQKLNRHLKELNEQKNRFFSIIAHDLRGPVHSVRMLIDMMTNEDRPLSEKEQQTFLKASKHTVDQTAHLLDNLLEWSRAAMQHTRFEPQKVNLYEITQQVLEWSTPLADQKQIILQNDTDSSVSLYADEAMIQLIVRNLVSNAMKFTLPGGTIRIYTIQKEHNISFAIADTGIGMTPDVMNKLFHLDSKHTTLGTQGEKGSGLGLLLTQQYVQQHKGTISVDSEVGKGSVFTISLPRVAA; from the coding sequence GTGCAAAGCTTTAATTCTTTCGTTCGCTTTTTGGGCCAACGTTCCACCCTATTTTACTGGCTAACAATCTCTTTAGCCTGCTCTACGTTGCTTCTGACAGCATTTATTATCTATTCTTACCGACATAGCAAAAATCTCTACTACGATCTCACATGGGTAGAACATACTTATCAGGTTATCAATACCACTGATCGGCTAGTACAACACATCAATCAATGCGAAGGAAATGTCAGAGGATACGCGCTTACTCACAATAAAGAATTTGTAAGAAATTTTCCTCAATTAGTCTCAACTATTCATTCTGAAACAGATAAACTCCTAAAACTTACAGCAGATAACCCTTCCAGACAAATAGATGCACGGTTACTTGGTAACCTTATTAAACAACGTCTGGGAGTGTTTGATACCTCCATGGCTTATGTAACTGGAAAATTTCACTATCCCAATGCCCAGGCCAGAATTGCCCATCTGGAAAAAGCACGATTAATCATGCAGGGTATCTATCAAACACAGGAGAGAATCCAGAAAAATGAACAGGCCCTGTTAACGATCAGACATAATCGGGCTAAAAATAGCATTGATCGCTCTCAGATTATTATTATTTTATCGGCCCTGGCTAGTATTTGGGTTAGTATTCAGATTGGGATTATTGTCTTTAAATACATTAAAAACCATCAAAAGCTCAATCGTCACCTGAAAGAGCTCAATGAACAAAAAAATCGTTTCTTTTCCATTATCGCTCATGATCTGCGAGGGCCCGTACATTCTGTGCGTATGCTTATTGATATGATGACAAATGAAGATAGACCACTCAGTGAAAAAGAGCAACAGACATTTTTGAAAGCTTCCAAACATACGGTTGATCAAACAGCTCATTTGCTGGATAATCTGCTGGAATGGTCACGAGCCGCTATGCAACACACCCGTTTTGAGCCTCAGAAAGTAAATTTGTATGAGATAACACAACAGGTACTGGAATGGTCTACCCCTCTGGCAGATCAGAAACAGATTATACTTCAAAATGATACGGATTCAAGTGTAAGTTTATATGCAGATGAAGCCATGATCCAGCTTATTGTACGGAATCTGGTATCCAATGCTATGAAATTTACGCTTCCCGGCGGTACAATTCGTATCTATACTATTCAGAAAGAGCACAATATCTCTTTTGCTATTGCAGATACGGGTATTGGTATGACCCCGGATGTTATGAATAAACTATTCCATCTGGATTCGAAACACACCACCCTGGGTACACAGGGAGAAAAAGGCAGTGGCTTGGGACTTTTGCTAACACAACAGTATGTTCAGCAACACAAAGGAACCATCTCTGTTGATAGTGAAGTAGGCAAAGGCAGTGTTTTCACAATTTCTCTGCCCCGAGTTGCAGCCTAG
- a CDS encoding DUF4344 domain-containing metallopeptidase, whose protein sequence is MSYKQLQHAVWITLLIFSLQSCALLEKDTVDARHKIVVSYETAQTTTGDAIFQIVKEGKDLEVLSDALSSRIRMPQDLPVVFKDLKVYNAYYNPQEKNITMDYWVIAYFANALYNMTPLSDEDLIEAVENISTFIALHETGHAFIDLLSLPALGNEEQAADEFATLQLLQTGQGDKALIAAITFFSMYYQNQNQQPGTNVIQYSDEHPLDIQRYYNIVSLIYGSNPAKYEFLVTQGLLPEARAKRSEYDYQEKTQRWNEALADYIR, encoded by the coding sequence ATGTCATACAAACAACTACAACATGCTGTATGGATCACACTACTGATCTTCAGCCTACAATCCTGTGCACTACTTGAAAAAGATACAGTAGATGCCCGACATAAAATCGTAGTCAGCTATGAAACAGCACAAACCACAACTGGTGATGCCATTTTTCAGATTGTGAAAGAAGGAAAAGATCTTGAAGTATTATCAGATGCGCTGAGTTCACGTATTCGTATGCCTCAGGACTTACCTGTCGTTTTTAAAGATCTCAAGGTGTACAATGCTTATTACAATCCACAGGAGAAGAATATTACCATGGACTATTGGGTAATTGCCTACTTTGCTAATGCACTTTATAATATGACGCCACTAAGCGATGAAGATCTGATCGAAGCGGTTGAGAATATCAGTACATTCATTGCATTACATGAAACCGGACATGCATTCATTGATCTGCTTAGCCTGCCGGCTTTGGGGAATGAGGAACAGGCAGCAGATGAGTTTGCCACCCTTCAGTTACTACAAACGGGACAGGGAGACAAAGCATTGATAGCAGCTATTACTTTTTTCTCTATGTACTATCAGAATCAGAATCAACAACCTGGAACTAATGTAATTCAGTACTCGGATGAGCACCCACTGGATATTCAAAGATATTACAATATTGTTTCCCTGATTTATGGCAGCAATCCGGCTAAATATGAATTTCTGGTAACACAGGGACTCTTACCTGAGGCAAGAGCAAAGCGAAGCGAATATGATTACCAGGAAAAAACCCAACGCTGGAACGAAGCGCTTGCTGACTATATTCGATAA
- a CDS encoding DUF6683 family protein — MKNKIIALCLCLITTGLCQAQYFGSSEWASDIRDYTNMSMFIQTNTINMQQMQKAYSETDTKSQKKQTDLANVKPVLFQPTGKRLFIEMVKAKAGTSEEQKKGLQVYSQLLEVGLTQYEKIAREKKQNPANLGLAVAFFMETTYALSSGKHLEDQQILDMAAVINQSLAKNAQFQKTSNQQRQLIYEAFVGPQLVNYMLYEQAKQDKDAKTQEQMKRQGLAFYKSLMGTEFSIPQ, encoded by the coding sequence ATGAAAAACAAAATCATTGCTCTATGCTTATGCCTGATCACAACCGGGTTGTGTCAGGCTCAATATTTCGGTTCGTCTGAATGGGCTAGTGATATACGTGACTATACCAATATGTCTATGTTTATCCAGACAAATACCATAAACATGCAGCAAATGCAGAAGGCCTATAGTGAAACTGACACCAAATCACAAAAGAAACAAACTGACTTGGCCAATGTAAAACCCGTGCTGTTTCAACCAACTGGCAAGCGTTTGTTTATTGAAATGGTCAAGGCTAAAGCAGGTACCAGCGAAGAACAGAAAAAGGGACTACAGGTATACAGCCAGTTGCTCGAAGTAGGATTAACACAATACGAAAAGATAGCCCGTGAGAAAAAACAAAACCCGGCTAATCTGGGACTTGCAGTAGCTTTTTTCATGGAAACTACTTATGCACTTTCTTCCGGAAAACATCTGGAAGATCAGCAGATACTGGATATGGCAGCTGTCATCAATCAGAGCCTGGCAAAAAACGCACAATTTCAGAAGACATCTAATCAACAACGTCAATTGATCTATGAGGCATTTGTTGGCCCACAACTGGTTAACTATATGCTATATGAACAAGCCAAACAGGATAAGGATGCCAAGACACAGGAACAAATGAAACGACAAGGTCTGGCTTTTTACAAATCCCTTATGGGAACTGAATTTTCGATTCCTCAATAG
- a CDS encoding sensor histidine kinase, whose amino-acid sequence MKSGVHIVFAICCCFLQKGYGQTLSCLAEVEKYAQAGMTNTKETLPQIKVFYENHQKDFPVPCVIQLEYTIGFLELQNLRIDSADRYMNRFLEHSLQTGKDSTVVEGYLWYSTFMRITNRYEQAHKWLDSTQSYLKRKQIEDKYLNGKYYTAKADYLNLVTHDVKGAERYYMLSLETRKTAHGCDECHVTLNNLGYMFMNEGYLQKAAHYFYQSLLATEKITKSDEEKKYLQSNTMLNLSFCYRMLHRPTEAIEYAQQVFDNSRKIESNTFLLRSYRHLAAALMENKQYDKALKLLKEAEKICLRFKQKDEMGYTYRYLGELYALYLNNETEGKWYLEKSKALIEEIQDSDSYHLHNYSLGRFYLHEKNYPEALRLLTLSLEQGRKVHDRVYEPVILELLYKAWQQEGNYSKALGYYTQFVQLRDSIASDETQLKLKELEKKYDEQVNQLVINKLQNTNQNQKAELDRKERTILFILGIGFLVSAILFLLYTTQKSKKRIAQQKEQLAAQQLRELQQQKQLEIYTAMLNGQETERSRLARDLHDGLGGMLAGTKLYLSQINQKVMNGQAVYLQTAVVQIDNSMQELRRIARNMMPETLVKFGLKTALRDLCESLQNSQLQIRCQTMGLSSDLSKSIQLTIYRVIQELITNAIKHANAQQILVQCLQNEGSIHITIEDDGQGFDTASIKGNGVGLSNVRNRVEYLNGRLEIQSEPGVGTTVTVEIPV is encoded by the coding sequence ATGAAATCAGGAGTACATATCGTTTTCGCTATCTGTTGCTGCTTCCTGCAGAAGGGCTATGGACAAACTTTATCCTGTCTGGCAGAGGTAGAAAAATATGCTCAGGCAGGTATGACCAATACCAAAGAAACACTGCCTCAGATCAAAGTCTTTTATGAAAATCATCAGAAAGATTTTCCTGTGCCCTGTGTGATACAGCTTGAGTATACAATTGGATTTCTGGAATTACAGAATCTGCGTATTGATTCAGCCGATAGATATATGAATCGCTTTCTGGAACATTCTTTACAAACAGGAAAGGATTCTACTGTGGTAGAAGGCTATCTGTGGTATAGCACTTTCATGCGAATTACCAATCGATATGAGCAAGCCCATAAATGGCTGGATTCAACCCAATCGTATTTAAAAAGGAAACAAATTGAAGATAAATACCTGAATGGTAAATACTATACGGCAAAAGCTGATTATCTGAATCTGGTGACTCATGATGTAAAAGGAGCAGAGAGGTATTATATGCTGTCATTGGAGACTCGTAAGACAGCACATGGATGTGATGAATGTCATGTGACATTAAATAATCTGGGGTATATGTTTATGAATGAAGGATATCTTCAGAAAGCTGCCCACTACTTCTATCAGTCATTGCTTGCGACAGAAAAGATTACCAAGAGTGATGAGGAGAAAAAATACCTTCAATCCAATACCATGCTGAACTTGAGTTTCTGTTACCGGATGCTACACCGTCCGACTGAGGCTATTGAGTATGCGCAGCAGGTATTTGATAATTCCCGCAAGATAGAAAGCAATACATTTTTATTGCGGAGCTATCGTCATCTGGCAGCAGCCCTGATGGAAAACAAACAATATGATAAAGCTTTGAAATTATTAAAAGAAGCAGAAAAGATATGCCTTCGTTTTAAACAGAAAGATGAGATGGGATATACCTATCGCTATCTGGGTGAGTTGTATGCTTTATACCTGAACAACGAAACAGAAGGCAAATGGTATCTGGAGAAAAGCAAAGCATTGATTGAGGAAATTCAGGATTCTGACTCCTATCACCTGCATAATTATTCATTGGGGAGGTTTTATCTACATGAAAAAAACTATCCGGAAGCATTGAGGTTACTAACGCTTAGCCTGGAACAGGGTCGTAAGGTACATGATAGAGTATATGAGCCGGTTATACTGGAGTTGTTATACAAAGCCTGGCAGCAGGAAGGAAATTATTCAAAAGCCTTAGGCTATTATACACAGTTTGTACAGTTACGGGATAGCATTGCCAGTGATGAAACACAACTAAAGTTAAAAGAATTAGAAAAAAAGTATGACGAGCAGGTAAATCAACTGGTTATTAATAAACTTCAGAATACCAATCAGAACCAGAAAGCAGAGCTGGATCGTAAAGAACGAACTATCCTATTCATATTAGGAATTGGTTTTCTTGTCAGTGCCATACTGTTTCTATTGTATACTACACAGAAAAGTAAGAAACGTATAGCACAACAAAAAGAACAACTGGCCGCGCAGCAGTTGAGAGAGTTACAGCAGCAAAAACAGCTGGAAATTTATACAGCCATGCTGAACGGACAGGAAACCGAACGATCCCGACTGGCTCGTGATTTACATGATGGATTGGGTGGGATGCTGGCTGGTACCAAACTGTACTTGTCACAAATCAATCAGAAGGTTATGAACGGCCAGGCTGTTTATTTACAGACTGCGGTAGTTCAGATTGATAACTCTATGCAGGAGTTACGACGGATTGCCCGAAATATGATGCCTGAAACCTTAGTGAAGTTTGGACTGAAAACAGCTTTGCGGGATCTTTGTGAAAGCTTACAGAATAGCCAGTTGCAGATTCGATGTCAAACAATGGGGCTTTCTTCGGATCTTTCTAAGTCTATTCAGCTCACTATTTATCGGGTGATTCAGGAATTGATTACAAATGCCATCAAACATGCCAATGCCCAGCAGATTCTGGTGCAATGTTTGCAAAATGAAGGCAGCATCCATATTACGATTGAAGATGATGGACAGGGATTTGACACAGCTTCCATAAAGGGGAATGGAGTAGGTTTATCGAATGTCAGGAATCGGGTAGAGTATCTGAATGGAAGACTGGAAATTCAATCGGAACCTGGTGTAGGAACTACTGTGACTGTAGAGATACCTGTTTGA
- a CDS encoding response regulator transcription factor has translation MSVISVIIVDDHPIVVEGLRSLLQHKPEITILNSFINGKDVLPYLNEHPADVVLLDINLPDISGIELCRQIKQTYPQTKVLALSNHSEHSMIAQMLQSGASGYLLKNAPADELLKAIEEVTVKTVFLSSEVQKVLLDAYSNTQDTIPVLTRRELEILKWLADGHTTNAIADKLFISPLTVETHRRNLMQKFEVNNVAALIKKAVDCKVL, from the coding sequence ATGAGTGTGATATCCGTTATCATTGTGGATGATCATCCTATTGTAGTGGAAGGGTTACGTTCACTGTTACAGCACAAGCCGGAAATTACAATTCTGAATAGTTTTATCAATGGAAAGGATGTTCTTCCTTATCTGAACGAACATCCTGCGGATGTAGTGCTGCTGGATATTAACCTGCCTGATATCAGTGGAATAGAATTGTGTCGCCAGATTAAGCAAACCTATCCGCAAACGAAAGTCCTAGCATTGAGCAATCACAGTGAGCATAGTATGATTGCCCAAATGTTACAGAGTGGGGCAAGTGGATATTTACTGAAAAATGCCCCGGCAGATGAACTGCTCAAAGCCATTGAAGAGGTAACTGTTAAAACGGTTTTCCTTAGTTCGGAAGTGCAGAAGGTATTGCTGGATGCCTATTCCAATACGCAGGATACTATACCTGTACTTACTAGGCGTGAACTGGAAATACTCAAATGGCTGGCTGATGGGCACACAACCAATGCTATCGCCGATAAGTTGTTTATTAGCCCTCTTACGGTTGAAACACATCGCCGCAATCTGATGCAGAAGTTTGAAGTAAACAATGTGGCTGCTCTTATCAAAAAGGCTGTGGATTGTAAAGTTTTGTAG
- a CDS encoding Crp/Fnr family transcriptional regulator has product MLQTPHNLSDIKIDWENHRHLYEEITVPAKTTLLNEGDISRKAYYIKQGCIRLWFNNHGKDITFQFFFENEGVSSFESFRSGQPSLFSMETIEPCTLLMITKSNMEEIFASVPGYKEYVQEHMFQRVAHYSKLFLSRIKDSPKERYLELLRTQPHLIQRVPQHYIASYLGITSVSLSRIRNRI; this is encoded by the coding sequence ATGCTGCAAACGCCACACAATCTTTCGGATATAAAAATAGACTGGGAAAATCATCGGCACCTGTATGAAGAGATAACAGTACCAGCAAAGACTACTTTGCTGAATGAAGGTGATATATCCCGTAAAGCATACTATATCAAACAGGGATGCATACGGCTTTGGTTTAACAATCATGGAAAAGATATTACTTTTCAATTCTTCTTTGAGAACGAAGGTGTTTCATCTTTTGAAAGTTTCCGGTCCGGCCAGCCTAGTCTGTTTAGTATGGAAACGATTGAGCCCTGCACATTGCTGATGATTACAAAAAGCAACATGGAGGAGATCTTCGCCAGTGTGCCAGGCTATAAAGAATATGTGCAGGAACATATGTTTCAGCGGGTGGCACACTATTCAAAGTTGTTTCTGTCCCGTATCAAAGACAGTCCCAAGGAACGATACCTGGAATTATTGCGGACACAACCTCACCTTATACAACGGGTACCTCAACACTACATTGCCTCCTACTTGGGTATTACTTCTGTTTCTTTGAGTCGTATCCGCAACCGGATCTAG